The Vicia villosa cultivar HV-30 ecotype Madison, WI linkage group LG1, Vvil1.0, whole genome shotgun sequence genome includes a region encoding these proteins:
- the LOC131631225 gene encoding uncharacterized protein LOC131631225: MVVYSDLDQALALASLPGDVDGYISICGYGSLLSEKSARSTFPNLTNFRTARLNGFRRLFSIVGAIFFTHGIANLKTHEIAGLSAEPCEDETIIITVFDINKTEIPAFIQRERGYSFLPVFPESLDGKPYTNPAVLCGSYTDEEFFKYRCPEGKETYFRQYGEYKIHKIWRDDALPCRVYLRHCVLAAKSLGDEAYNNFLDHTFIADRKTTIRQYFEKTGTSIMEEEPPESLKTRYGG; this comes from the exons ATGGTAGTTTACTCTGATCTCGACCAAGCCTTGGCGCTGGCCTCTCTTCCCGGTGACGTTGACGGTTACATTTCCATTTGCGGTTACGGTTCCCTCCTCTCCG AAAAAAGTGCCAGATCAACTTTTCCAAATCTAACTAACTTCCGAACTGCCAGATTAAACGGTTTCCGACGTCTCTTCTCCATTGTAGGAGCTATCTTCTTCACTCATGGCATCGCCAACCTTAAAACTCAC GAAATTGCTGGCCTCTCTGCTGAGCCTTGTGAAGATGAAACAATTATAATTACTGTTTTTGATATTAACAAAACTGAG ATTCCAGCATTTATCCAAAGAGAGCGTGGATATAGCTTTTTACCT GTTTTTCCTGAATCATTAGATGGAAAGCCGTACACCAATCCAGCA GTTCTTTGTGGATCTTACACTGATGAGGAATTCTTTAAATATAGATGCCCTG aaggAAAGGAAACATACTTTCGACAATATGGAGAGTATAAGATCCATAAGATCTGGCGGGATGACGCATTACCTTGCCGTGTTTATCTTCGACATTG TGTCCTAGCCGCAAAAAGCCTCGGCGATGAGGCTTACAATAACTTCTTGGACCATACCTTCATTGCTGATCGAAAAACAACAATACGCCAATACTTTGAGAAAACGGGCACAAGCATCATGGAAGAAGAGCCTCCCGAATCATTAAAAACACGTTACGGGGGCTGA
- the LOC131662206 gene encoding 1-aminocyclopropane-1-carboxylate oxidase homolog 12-like, with product MEISKTSEISVATKPDYDRVSELKAFDETKEGVKRLVDASITSIPRMFHHEIDKDSASSSSSSSTTKLVVPSLITNDRFKSVEHRVLANRVGPRVSIASFFSTSFQPSTKLYGPIKELVSEENPPKYKEITVHDYVVFFMARGLDGTSALPYFTISFLFWQHVIEYYSMCMLVLLVLHRCRAFKRSLTV from the exons ATGGAAATCTCTAAAACCAGTGAAATTTCAGTGGCAACAAAACCTGACTATGATAGAGTAAGCGAGCTGAAAGCTTTTGATGAAACAAAAGAGGGTGTTAAAAGACTTGTTGATGCTTCTATCACAAGCATCCCTCGCATGTTCCATCACGAAATTGATAAAGATTcagcttcatcttcatcttcaagtagCACCACCAAACTTGTTGTTCCTTCT CTAATAACAAATGACAGATTCAAAAGTGTTGAGCATAGAGTATTGGCAAACCGTGTAGGTCCAAGAGTATCAATTGCAAGCTTTTTTAGCACAAGTTTTCAACCATCAACAAAACTTTATGGTCCTATAAAGGAATTAGTATCAGAAGAGAATCCTCCAAAGTATAAGGAAATTACAGTTCATGATTACGTTGTCTTCTTCATGGCAAGAGGCCTTGATGGAACTTCTGCTTTGCCATATTTCACAATTAGTTTTCTATTTTGGCAACATGTTATAGAATACTACAGTATGTGTATGTTGGTTTTACTGGTTCTTCACCGCTGCCGTGCGTTCAAGAGAAGCTTGACAGTGTAG